In a genomic window of Myxococcales bacterium:
- a CDS encoding FixH family protein, producing the protein MSPGARWIAGIIATLAGGVIAVVTMMVFAQRANAGRIVADYYQRAAHYDDAIAAADASRALGWVATVALAPDGARVCVRDRAGQPLAAQIEVTAAHRAHPGAPAIGGAALGGDGCATVALTLARGDHDVTLTAVAGAERFVATAAREVE; encoded by the coding sequence ATGAGCCCAGGAGCCCGCTGGATCGCCGGCATCATCGCCACCCTCGCCGGCGGCGTCATCGCCGTCGTCACGATGATGGTGTTCGCGCAGCGCGCCAACGCCGGCCGGATCGTCGCCGACTACTACCAGCGCGCGGCCCACTACGACGACGCGATCGCCGCGGCCGACGCCAGCCGGGCGCTGGGCTGGGTCGCGACCGTCGCGCTCGCGCCCGATGGCGCCCGCGTGTGCGTGCGCGACCGCGCCGGCCAGCCGCTGGCGGCGCAGATCGAGGTCACCGCGGCCCACCGCGCCCACCCGGGCGCGCCCGCGATCGGCGGCGCGGCCCTGGGCGGCGACGGCTGCGCGACCGTGGCGCTGACGCTCGCGCGCGGCGATCACGACGTGACCCTGACCGCGGTCGCGGGCGCCGAGCGGTTCGTCGCCACGGCGGCCC